Proteins encoded in a region of the Tepidibacillus fermentans genome:
- a CDS encoding S8 family peptidase, translated as MTPYPWQKPPFYPLPFFRHKPIRNTQYVKKIVFLRPDVSPQESYYDLKMCGTRGLKYLKGLHAFIGNFPVNSRTDFRTHPDIFYVEEDIEVKIHVPFKGKILTKPQVIPWGIKRIHADQAWPVTQGKGVRVAILDTGIAFDHPDLRPNVKGGVNLLSRFLPPYDHNGHGTHVAGIVGAVNNRIGVVGAAPQVDLYAVKAFNKDGTAKLSDIIKGIDWCISNKIQIINMSFGFNEPSSTFQETIRRAHEAGIVMIAASGNKGTRGRLEYPAQFAETIAVTSINQEDQISKFSTIGPRVDLAAPGEKIISTWTNNSYRELSGTSMAVAHVTGVAALMLSKYRLSSEELRQFLRQSAVPIQASSYAQGAGVVNASVLARAAVE; from the coding sequence ATGACTCCTTATCCTTGGCAAAAACCGCCTTTTTACCCTTTACCTTTCTTTCGACACAAACCTATAAGAAACACACAATATGTCAAAAAAATTGTTTTTCTTAGGCCTGATGTTTCTCCACAGGAATCTTACTATGATTTAAAAATGTGTGGTACGAGAGGGTTAAAATATTTAAAGGGGCTTCACGCCTTTATCGGAAATTTCCCTGTTAACTCGAGAACAGACTTCCGAACGCATCCTGATATTTTTTACGTTGAGGAAGACATTGAAGTCAAAATTCATGTTCCGTTCAAAGGGAAAATCCTAACAAAACCTCAAGTTATTCCTTGGGGAATTAAACGAATACATGCCGATCAAGCTTGGCCTGTTACACAAGGAAAAGGAGTTCGTGTTGCCATTCTTGATACGGGTATCGCCTTTGATCATCCGGACCTAAGACCGAATGTAAAAGGTGGAGTTAATTTACTTAGCCGTTTTCTACCACCTTATGATCACAACGGCCATGGTACACATGTAGCCGGGATTGTTGGTGCAGTCAATAACCGTATTGGCGTGGTTGGTGCAGCGCCACAAGTCGATCTTTATGCAGTAAAAGCCTTCAATAAAGATGGTACAGCAAAATTATCTGATATTATTAAAGGAATTGATTGGTGTATCAGTAACAAAATACAGATCATCAATATGAGTTTTGGCTTTAATGAACCAAGTTCTACCTTCCAAGAAACGATTCGAAGAGCACATGAAGCTGGTATTGTCATGATCGCTGCATCAGGAAATAAAGGAACTCGAGGACGTTTAGAATATCCAGCTCAATTTGCTGAAACCATCGCTGTTACATCGATCAATCAGGAGGATCAAATCTCTAAATTTAGTACGATCGGACCTAGAGTTGATTTAGCTGCTCCCGGTGAGAAAATTATTTCCACTTGGACGAATAACTCCTATCGCGAACTGAGTGGGACATCGATGGCTGTAGCCCATGTGACGGGAGTTGCAGCATTAATGTTAAGTAAATATCGCTTATCATCCGAAGAATTAAGACAGTTTTTACGCCAATCTGCCGTTCCGATCCAAGCATCTTCTTATGCCCAGGGTGCTGGTGTTGTGAATGCTTCGGTATTAGCAAGAGCAGCTGTTGAGTAA